The genomic interval GAAATCGCCAACAGGAACTTCGCGATGGTTTTCGTGAAAAATTCCTGACCTCCGGTGTCAGCAGCCTGGACCAAAAAGTTCTGTCGGCATTCACGATTCCTGTCGACGAACGAAACTCGGAACAAAAGCAGCTGGTTACGACTCACCAGACCAACTTTGATCAGCAGCTTGAGGACGGGTTTCCTCCGCAAAGGAAGCGTCGCTTTGATGATCTCCGGCGACAGATCACTCAACTGCAGGAGCAGATACCGGATCTTCCCAAAGGATATTTTCTACATGAAGAGAGTCCCAAGCCGCCTGGAAGTTTTCTGCTGCTTCGTGGTCGGGCGGCTTCGCCCGGGCCGGAAGTTCAGCCCGGACTTCCGGCGGTACTCGTCCGCGAGCAACCTGCATTTCACGTGCGTGAAAGGTCCACAGGTCGACGTCTGCGGTTTGCGAAGTGGATTGCCAGTGCGGAAAATCCGCTGACTGCCCGTGTCATCGTGAACCGGGTGTGGCAGTACCATTTTGGTGAGGGCATCGTCCGCACACCCAGCGACTTTGGTGTGATGGGCGATTCACCGACACATCCCGAGTTGCTTGACTGGCTGACACACTGGTTCGTTAACGACGCGAACTGGTCGCTGAAGAAACTGCATCGTCTGATCGTGTGCAGCAATACCTACCGAATGAGTAAAAGTTCAAACTCGGAATATGCCCAGTTGGACCCCGCCAATCGACTGTTGTGGCGATTTCCTTATCAACGACTGCAGGTTGAGACCATCCGCGATTCAATCCTGGCTTCAAGCGGCAGACTGAACCGCGAGATGTACGGACCTGGCGTGAAACTGGACATCCCGCAGGTTGTGATTGAAAGTCACGCAGACCGGAATAATATCTGGGAAGCGTCAGGTCGCGAGGACCAGTCACGACGTACCGTTTATGCATTTGTTAAACGCTCGATCGTCGTACCGATGCTCGAAGTACTCGATTTTTGCGACACAACGCGTTCCACTGAAAAACGCAATATCACCAGCGTGTCGCCGCAGGCGCTGACATTATTCAACGGTGATTTCGTCAACCAACAGGCAACGTACCTGGCTGAACGGGTCATCAGAGAAGTCGGAGACGACCCGAGTGCACAGGTCGCGCGTGCATGGCGACTGACTTTGTGCCGACTGCCGAATGACGAAGAGCGGCGGGCAATGGTTGATTTTATGGAAACGGAAACACAGCGATCAATAAGTGAGTTGAAAGAAGGTGAAGAACTGACAGCAGAGAGGGCCCATCGTCGTGCGTTCGTTCAGGTGTGCCGGGTTATTTACAACCTCAACGAGTTTTCATATCCAAATTAAATTCTAAATCGCTCCTCCAGGAGAGGTCATCGCCCGTTGCGACAGATCAAAAGTGAGACCCGACTGATGAACGGTAGCCCACGTTTCAGACCGAACAATACTCCCTGCCAGCGAACGCGTCAGGAATTCCTCTGGGAGGTTGGCGGTGGCTTTGCCGGCCTGGGTTTAATCGACCTGCTGTCGCGTGATGGTTTCTTTGCAAATCGTGCTGTTGCGGCAAATGCACAGAAAATGGCTTCGGCATTCAAGCCGCCTCAATTTCCGGGTAAAGCGAAACACTGCATCTTTCTGTTTATGAACGGTGCGCCCAGCCAGGTGGATACCTTTGACCCCAAGCCCACGCTTACGAAGTTCCACGGTACTCCGTACAGGGGCAAAGCGAAATTTGGTAGCGGCGGTCGAAAAATTGGCTACCTCGCTCAATCGACGTTCAGGTTTAACCAGCATGGGCAGAGTGGGCTGCCGATCAGCGAAATTTTTCCACAGACCGCCAGGTACGCGGACGATTTGTGCGTCATTCGTTCGATGTATGCCGATACCGCGGCACATGCCTCGGGCTGTCTGCAAATGAATACCGGCGACGTACAAATCGGGTCGCCCAGTCTTGGTTCATGGATGAGTTACGGTCTGGGAACAGAAAGTCGAAACCTGCCCGGCTTTGTTGTCATGACGGATCCTCGCGGAGGACCGATCAGCAGCGCGTCGAACTGGTCGTCGGGCTACATGCCGGCTGCCTATCAGGGAACACTGTTCCGTAACGGGGGTACCCCACTTCTTGACCTTGCCACGCCGAAAGGCGTCGGGGACAGGACACAACGTCATTCCCTCGATCTGTTGGAACGATTGAACCGAAAACACCTGACACGACATCCTGGTGAATCGGAGCTGGTTGCCAGAATCATGTCGTATGAACTGGCTTATCGAATGCAGTCGAGTGCGACCGAGGCGGTGGATCTTGGCGCGGAAGATGCACGAACCAGAGAAATGTACGGGTTAAACAACAAACTCACGTCAGATTTCGGGAACAAATGTCTGACAGCGCGGCGGTTAATCGAGCGAGGAGTGCGGTTCGTACAGTTGTATTCCGGTGGCGGACATCTCGAGGACACCTGGGATGGCCACACGGACTGTATCAGCAACCATAAGCTGCACGCTGGTGAAACAGACCAGCCTATTAGCGCGTTGATTACCGATCTAAAACAACGTGGTCTGTGGGATGAGACGCTCATCGTGTGGGGTGGTGAATTCGGACGTACGCCAACCAGTGAAGGTGTTGGAAAACCGGGACGCGATCACAACTGGCTTGGTTTCTCGATGTGGCTGGCTGGCGCGGGTATCAGGGGTGGCCAGGTGATTGGTGCTACAGACGAACTTGGTTTTGCGGCCGTGGAAGACAGGGTGCACGTTTCCGACTTACACGCCACCATTCTGCATCTGATGGGACTCGACCATCGGCATCTGGCATATTTCTACAATGGACTGGACAGGCGGCTCACCGGACCGGATGAAGAACGTTACCACGTTGTTCAGCAGGCACTGGCGTAATATCAGTCACACCGTTGCTGCTGAACGCTGTACTCAGGTCATGTTCAACCGAGGCCTGCCTGGCTGAGCCAGCCGAGGTGATTCAGAGATTAACGGAGCCGACAGGGACCGGCATCGGCTCCAGGCGTTGATGTCAAACAGCTGCGAAATCTGCCGGCCTCGTGCCTGCCCCGATTTTCGGAACGCACAGTGTTCGTGCGCTGAAAGAAACTGTCCTGCGACGTGTCCTCACTCCGTCCAGTAGGAGTAGAACCGGCCGTTTCGTATCAGGTAACGCAGCTGAACTGTCTGGTCCTCAAAACGGGCGATATCACTTTGCTGCCAGTGGACCTGTTCGTGCATCACATTTCCCGTGACCGGCTTCGACCGTGTCAAAACGGCCCCGTTGCTGTCCAGCACCTCGACCCAAATCTCGCCGCGCGGTGCATCAGCATTCAGAAACAATTTCGTGCCGGTCATTCGGAAAGGTTTAGTGAGAATCGTCCCTTTAGTTTCACCGGCATCCAGTGAGACGAAACCATCCCGTCGCAGCACAGCCAGCGAGATCGCGCAGGCATCCGGGTCCGGCCGAGGAGGTCGAGTTCGATACTTGGCACTTGTGTAGTAAAACCACAACTCCTCACCACGCAGCACGGCGTTCGATGGTCCGATTATTCCTGTCAGATCATAAGCTCCATCCCCGGGTCGTGAACTGTCGATGAACGGCCGGCGATCGCCAAGTCGCTGCCAGTTTTTTAAATCCCGGCTGCACGTGAGTTGGACCAGATGAAAACCGTCGGTGTTTGTGCCGTCGACAGACGGTCCGGTGGAGTAGTACATCGTTGGCATGCCGACATACAGTGACTCATATCGGAACACGCCCATATTGTAGACGTCCACGTTGTAGCGGGTCGGGTCGATCGACATCACCGGCTGCAGCGAATCATCGGCAAGTCGCGTTCTGATCCTGTCCAGGCCCATCTTCTGGTCGAGATCATCGGTATGAAATATGAGTCCGTGATCTGTCCACATTTTGAAATCTCTGCTGGTTTCCAGATAAACGGACCGTCCGTTGGGTCCATTGCGTTTGACGGTGAGAATCAATAATCCTGCTTTTTCATCAAAGGAAAAATTTGCTTCATCTCCACTGGGCACACCGGGCACATCCGGAAGCATTTTCCAGCGACGTCCGTCGGGTGAAACGGCGAATCCGACCGGCGGCAGTGCGCACTTATAACGACGCGAGGGATCGGGATCT from Fuerstiella sp. carries:
- a CDS encoding DUF1501 domain-containing protein → MNGSPRFRPNNTPCQRTRQEFLWEVGGGFAGLGLIDLLSRDGFFANRAVAANAQKMASAFKPPQFPGKAKHCIFLFMNGAPSQVDTFDPKPTLTKFHGTPYRGKAKFGSGGRKIGYLAQSTFRFNQHGQSGLPISEIFPQTARYADDLCVIRSMYADTAAHASGCLQMNTGDVQIGSPSLGSWMSYGLGTESRNLPGFVVMTDPRGGPISSASNWSSGYMPAAYQGTLFRNGGTPLLDLATPKGVGDRTQRHSLDLLERLNRKHLTRHPGESELVARIMSYELAYRMQSSATEAVDLGAEDARTREMYGLNNKLTSDFGNKCLTARRLIERGVRFVQLYSGGGHLEDTWDGHTDCISNHKLHAGETDQPISALITDLKQRGLWDETLIVWGGEFGRTPTSEGVGKPGRDHNWLGFSMWLAGAGIRGGQVIGATDELGFAAVEDRVHVSDLHATILHLMGLDHRHLAYFYNGLDRRLTGPDEERYHVVQQALA
- a CDS encoding DUF1549 and DUF1553 domain-containing protein encodes the protein MLLPKNVEKFPGRCALRIAIPVLVLLGGRLVADDSEDQLAAYDASIVQSDREHWAYVPVRQPQVPAVEDTDWIRTPIDNFVLVKLEQQGWRPAPTARPHDLLRRLYLDLTGLPPTIDRQDRFLEEPTAEHFDEQVDQLLRQTGYGERWARHWLDLVRYAESNGYERDAEKRHVWRYRDYVIDALNQDKPYDRFVLEQLAGDEMTDRNTQTVLATSFYRLGSWDDEPADSSQYRHDQLDDIIRTTSQVFLGLSLGCARCHDHKFDALTMHDYYRMSAIMAPMKRPRRDADMPAGSIEQLEQLAERDRMIEGLRNRQQELRDGFREKFLTSGVSSLDQKVLSAFTIPVDERNSEQKQLVTTHQTNFDQQLEDGFPPQRKRRFDDLRRQITQLQEQIPDLPKGYFLHEESPKPPGSFLLLRGRAASPGPEVQPGLPAVLVREQPAFHVRERSTGRRLRFAKWIASAENPLTARVIVNRVWQYHFGEGIVRTPSDFGVMGDSPTHPELLDWLTHWFVNDANWSLKKLHRLIVCSNTYRMSKSSNSEYAQLDPANRLLWRFPYQRLQVETIRDSILASSGRLNREMYGPGVKLDIPQVVIESHADRNNIWEASGREDQSRRTVYAFVKRSIVVPMLEVLDFCDTTRSTEKRNITSVSPQALTLFNGDFVNQQATYLAERVIREVGDDPSAQVARAWRLTLCRLPNDEERRAMVDFMETETQRSISELKEGEELTAERAHRRAFVQVCRVIYNLNEFSYPN